The Citrifermentans bemidjiense Bem genome window below encodes:
- a CDS encoding 23S rRNA (pseudouridine(1915)-N(3))-methyltransferase RlmH, which translates to MRLKLLWVGKTQESWVRTGIEEYAGRIRRYLPLEILEAREEKGAQAAAMRERECERLAKLIPKGGRLVLLDERGEAMTSPELASFLSKNRDQGTQDLVFAIGGAYGFTDQFRSQAFKSISLSRMTLTHQMVRVFLLEQIYRGFTIINCEPYHHE; encoded by the coding sequence ATGAGGCTGAAGCTCCTTTGGGTCGGCAAGACCCAGGAGAGCTGGGTCAGGACCGGTATCGAGGAGTACGCCGGAAGGATCAGGCGCTACCTACCGCTCGAGATCCTGGAGGCCCGGGAGGAAAAGGGGGCGCAGGCCGCCGCGATGCGGGAGCGGGAATGCGAGCGCCTGGCGAAGCTGATCCCCAAAGGGGGAAGGCTGGTGCTCCTGGACGAGCGGGGGGAGGCGATGACCTCCCCGGAGCTGGCCTCCTTCCTTTCCAAAAACCGCGACCAGGGAACGCAGGATCTGGTCTTCGCCATCGGAGGGGCCTATGGCTTCACCGACCAGTTCCGCAGCCAGGCCTTCAAGTCGATATCGCTTTCCCGCATGACCCTCACCCACCAGATGGTAAGGGTCTTCCTGCTGGAACAGATCTACCGCGGCTTCACCATCATTAACTGCGAGCCGTATCATCATGAGTAG
- the rsfS gene encoding ribosome silencing factor has translation MQDKEILTAEERAIKCAAFALDKKALDVKVLEIKKISSIADYLVLATGRSDRQVMAMADSVKQSMKPFDRPIDMEGYEQGRWVVIDYGDVIVHLFLEEVRKIYNLDELWQRAPQIEIPEEYLWENKGA, from the coding sequence ATGCAAGATAAGGAAATTTTGACGGCCGAAGAGCGTGCCATCAAGTGTGCGGCATTCGCTCTCGACAAGAAGGCGCTCGACGTCAAGGTGCTCGAAATCAAGAAGATCTCCAGCATCGCCGATTATCTGGTGCTCGCCACCGGGCGCTCGGACCGTCAGGTGATGGCGATGGCCGACTCGGTCAAGCAGAGTATGAAGCCCTTCGACCGGCCGATAGACATGGAAGGTTACGAGCAGGGACGCTGGGTGGTCATCGACTACGGCGACGTCATCGTGCATCTCTTCCTGGAAGAGGTCCGCAAGATCTACAACCTGGACGAACTCTGGCAAAGGGCTCCCCAGATCGAGATCCCCGAGGAGTACCTTTGGGAGAATAAAGGGGCATGA
- the nadD gene encoding nicotinate-nucleotide adenylyltransferase: protein MRLGILGGTFNPIHNAHLRIAEEARDLYQLDRVVFIPAATPPHKPLVGELSFASRLEMVRLAVADNPGFMVSDMEGVRGGRSYSIDTLRELKARYPDDDLFFIVGADSFNDISTWREYEAIFELCNVISVQRPGSTITSLAEALPVAIAGEFCYDPAAKRLNHCSGHAVYALDGVLLDISSSHIRLSVQGGRSIRYLLPDAVEHYIKEQRLYVDAR, encoded by the coding sequence ATGAGACTGGGGATTCTGGGGGGGACCTTCAACCCCATCCATAACGCCCACCTGCGCATCGCGGAGGAGGCGCGCGACCTCTACCAGTTGGACCGGGTCGTCTTCATCCCGGCTGCTACCCCGCCGCACAAGCCGCTGGTGGGGGAGCTCTCCTTCGCGAGCCGCCTGGAGATGGTGCGCCTGGCGGTGGCCGACAACCCGGGCTTCATGGTCTCCGACATGGAGGGGGTGCGCGGCGGGCGCTCCTACTCCATCGACACGCTGCGCGAGCTGAAGGCGCGGTACCCGGACGACGACCTCTTCTTCATCGTCGGGGCCGACTCATTCAACGACATCTCCACCTGGAGGGAATACGAAGCGATATTCGAGCTTTGCAACGTGATCAGCGTGCAGCGCCCGGGTTCCACCATCACCAGCCTCGCCGAGGCCCTACCTGTTGCCATAGCTGGCGAGTTCTGCTATGATCCGGCCGCTAAACGGCTGAATCACTGCTCTGGCCACGCAGTTTACGCGCTGGACGGGGTCCTTTTGGACATCTCCTCCAGCCACATCCGCCTGTCGGTCCAAGGCGGCCGCTCGATCAGGTATCTGCTTCCGGATGCCGTCGAGCACTACATAAAGGAACAGAGGTTATACGTTGATGCAAGATAA
- a CDS encoding glutamate-5-semialdehyde dehydrogenase — protein MSVAEQIRTIAAEARQASFAMAKLASAAKDQLLLDMALALINDAPHIIEENKKDLEAGQERGLSAAMLDRLMLNEARVKGMADAIREVAQLPDPVGEVTGMWKRPNDLMVGKMRIPLGVIGIIYESRPNVTSDAAALCLKSGNAVVLRGGSEAIHSNLAIATILKAQLAKHGIPAAALSLIPFVEREGVTEMLKQEEFIDVIIPRGGESLIRFVVENSKIPVIKHYKGVCHIFVDATADFEMAREIIVNAKTQRPGVCNALETLLIHKDIAETFVPFIYEALSSLKVELRGDKTFRQFAPKAAKATEEDWYAEYLELILAAAVVDGLDAAIDHINRYSSLHTESIITGDYANSQRFIREVNSGVVMVNASTRFSDGNQLGLGAEIGISTTKLHSFGPMGLTDLTTTKFIVYGSGQVRP, from the coding sequence ATGTCAGTTGCCGAACAGATCCGCACCATCGCCGCCGAGGCCAGGCAGGCTTCCTTCGCCATGGCGAAGCTTGCCTCTGCCGCCAAGGACCAACTGCTCCTGGATATGGCGCTCGCGCTCATCAACGATGCGCCGCACATCATAGAGGAAAACAAGAAGGACCTGGAGGCGGGGCAGGAACGGGGGCTATCGGCAGCGATGCTGGACCGCCTGATGCTGAACGAGGCGCGGGTCAAGGGAATGGCGGACGCCATCCGCGAGGTGGCGCAGCTCCCCGACCCGGTCGGCGAGGTGACGGGGATGTGGAAGCGCCCCAACGACCTGATGGTCGGAAAGATGCGCATCCCGCTCGGCGTCATCGGCATTATCTACGAGTCGCGCCCGAACGTCACCTCGGACGCCGCCGCCCTTTGCCTCAAAAGCGGCAACGCCGTGGTCCTGCGCGGCGGCTCCGAGGCGATCCACTCCAACCTCGCTATCGCCACCATACTGAAGGCGCAGCTCGCCAAGCACGGCATCCCGGCCGCCGCCCTCTCGCTGATCCCGTTCGTGGAGCGCGAAGGGGTGACCGAGATGCTCAAGCAGGAGGAGTTCATCGACGTCATCATCCCCCGCGGTGGCGAGAGCCTGATCCGCTTCGTGGTGGAAAACTCCAAAATCCCGGTGATCAAGCACTACAAGGGTGTCTGCCACATCTTCGTCGACGCCACGGCCGACTTCGAGATGGCGCGCGAGATCATCGTCAACGCCAAGACCCAGCGCCCCGGCGTCTGCAACGCACTGGAAACGCTTCTGATCCATAAGGACATAGCGGAGACCTTCGTCCCCTTCATCTACGAGGCCCTTTCCTCCCTCAAGGTGGAGCTTCGCGGTGACAAGACCTTCCGGCAGTTCGCCCCCAAGGCGGCGAAGGCGACCGAGGAGGACTGGTACGCCGAGTACCTGGAGCTGATCCTGGCGGCGGCGGTCGTCGACGGCCTAGACGCGGCCATCGACCACATCAACCGCTACAGCTCGCTGCACACCGAGTCCATCATCACCGGCGACTACGCGAACTCCCAGCGCTTCATCCGCGAGGTGAACTCCGGCGTGGTCATGGTCAACGCCTCCACCCGCTTCTCGGACGGAAACCAGCTGGGCCTAGGCGCGGAGATCGGCATCTCCACCACTAAGCTGCACTCGTTCGGGCCGATGGGGCTCACCGACCTGACCACCACCAAGTTCATCGTCTACGGCTCCGGGCAAGTGCGCCCCTGA